A stretch of DNA from Besnoitia besnoiti strain Bb-Ger1 chromosome II, whole genome shotgun sequence:
GTTTACTGCGCCATTGAGCAAGCAGGAACCACGGGTAAGTCGGCCCGTATCTCCTTCCCCGCGCCGGCCGGCTGCGCGTGAATACGCTTCTCTGTGCTTTCCGTGCGAGTTTCTGTGTAGTGGTTCGTCCTTTGCACTTGCAGGGGGGGTGTCGCTCCCGCGCGCATGCCCcgacgtcgcctgcgctgagGAAGGCAGATTTCCACCCTACTGTCCGTGACACGGTTTCGATTGCCACTAGAACGCCGCGGAGTAACACAAAGCCTGAGAAGCAGTGGAGTAGGCGTGTGTGTGGCGAGTTATCTTCATTTTTCCGGCGCTACAACGGATTCTCTATGCCCGCAAGAAAAAGCAGGATCTTAGGAGGAACGAGCAGCTCGTccgcctggcggctgcgtTGCTCGTGCCCTCGTTTCATAAGCCGTGTCAACTTCGAGCATATCTGCGTAGTCAACAAACTTCATCGCAGCGGGCGGATGTGTAGGCCTTGGTTTGTCGCACACGGGGGAGGTTCGGGGCGGGCAGGAGGTGCTAAAGCTGCTCGGGTTGGCTGGGAACGCAGGGCTTATCCGCGGTTTGCTACTCTTGCTTGACGTCGCATTTGATCGGATTTTCGCGTCGGTCTGAGCGTGACTATGTGGAACTGCAGGTGTGTGGACAGCAGACTTGCGGAAGAGCACCGGGTTGCAGACTCACATTATCCAGCGCAGCGTCAAGCAGCTCTGCGACTTTCTCAAGCTCATCAAGCCAGTCAAAAGCATCCACGTTAAAAACAGAAAAATGTATATTCTCGCCCATCTGGAGCCCGCGAAAGAGGTACAGTCCCGatggcgggcgcgtcgcatGACACACATTCGCGGGCAGTCTTTGAAGTGTGGATGGAGAGTCGTCAGCATGCTCGCGTTTAAACCTTTTCGGCGTGGCTTCTGCAGCACTCTGCGTGCTGACTGTGCTTACAAGGCGTGTTTTGTTTTTTGCGCTGCTGGCGGATGTGGGTCTCGGCCGCcttggcggaggcgcagcagcattGGTCTGCGCAGGGCGCCCGCGTTGTTCAGTGATGCAGGAATATGTGTTCTTgttcgcagcgcagcgctgTTCGCGTGGCGCCTGTCGGTGCCCAACGCTATTTTCGTTGTTCTGCTTTCTCGTGTGTCCCTCCACATACAAGGGGGCGGAACGCAAGCGAGGCACAGGCGAGTCGAGGATGAGTGTGGCCGCGTATGCGTGTGTGAACTGCAGATTGCCGGAGGGTCGTTCTACAGCAATGGCGAGTTCAACGAGCATCTTGTTGAGGTACGAGGCGGTTCGTCATACCTACAAAACCCCACACACAcaggaggggggcggggggggaggcagccATCGGTTCTTCCGCAAACTCACTCGCTCGTCTTCTGGTGTCTGATTGGTTTGGTTCCGCGGCGGGGCTAATCCTGAGCCAGCGGTGGCAGGGCGCGGAGTTGGGTGGACCGAGGCTGAGAGCTTCGATTCACATTTCGCAGATGAGCGAGGAGTCAGGCCGTGGTTATCGTTCCTCCCTCATAGCATGATCGTGTGACTgcccttttttctctcttttcgtgGCTTTTTTCTGTTGGAACGTCGCTCGGGGTTCGGGTCTCGCTGGAGACAGGCTTCTCGGTGCGTATGAAGACCGTCCTCGTCCACGCGGATGAAGCCTTTATCCTTACTTACTCCAGACGAATGGAGCGCCTTTCGTACGGTTCTGCTGTCGCACGACTTGTTTTCAGCATCTTCGAGCGCAAACGCGGACTTTTCTCCAGAATGCGGGAACCGCTTCATttcaggcgctggcggcgtaCACTCGCAGCAGTGGTAAGGGTCTCTGTGGGAGCACTTTTCTGCCGCGCTCTTTGACCGTAGATCTCAGTTTCGCTTCGCGACTGCGTCGACGCCGTGGCGCGAGCTACGCTTTGGGAGGCCCGTGACCGGGGTTTTGGGGTTTAGGGTGTGTCAAATTCAGAAGTGCAGACAAGAGGGAGTGCGTCTTATGGTGACGACCGAACCCAGTTAGCGCGAGTGGAGTCTCCACCGTCGTTTTGTAACTATTCGCGCCTGTGTATCCACATATTATGGATCTTCGAATAGGGTATCCTGCTGTGTTCATGAATGTGAAGCTTGTTTGCTTGGTATTCTGGGTGCTGGCCAGTGTGTGTGGCGAGGCCGCCAAATCGAGTAGCCGTGGTCGGCTCGGCATTTGTTCATGGCGCAGTCCGGCTCTCGGTATGCTtgaagcgcgagcgactTACAAAGACTCGCCTTTCATGTGTGTCCTAGGGCTGCTGCTTTGCTCGGCGGTTGTGTGCTCTAGGAGAGCTCAGCGGTGCGACATTCAGCGACGAGGATTTGGAGAAGGTGTTGAACAGCTTAGAGTTCGAACAGCAGATCTGTCGCGTCCCAACGTTGGGGCAGCCGACGTTCGTGGTAGGTGGAGAGCGAAGCAGATTTTCTTCTTGTTCCGGCAAAGCTTGGGGTGCGGTCTATTGGCGTGGGCGGCGTGCTCAGCGCGTGTTGAGTAGTAGTTGGCTCTCGCTGTCAAGATGAGTGAGGACGGTAATTCATATATTATGCTTAGAGAGGGTTTTAGTGGGTCCTGAACTGTTGAGGGGTTTGGGAGGGGCTTCTCAGATGGGCGGCGCTAACcgttcgcgtctccgccctcgtgTGCCGATGCCGTCGCTCCCTCAGACACACTTCCAACGCTGTGCTTCCAAGGCTGTTCGTGTCGCAACTGCAGTGGAGCAAGTTCCCCGCCCTCTACGACCCGTCGAGCTTGCCGTGCAGCACGTGCCCTGTGAAAAGCTCGTGCTACAGTCGTGAGGAGAACAAGATCTCGCCTGCAAATTGCGAGTACTTGTCGTACTGGTTAGGACTTGATTTTGAGGTACGTGTTAAAAGGAAGCAAAGGGATTAGCGCGAAGCCTGCAGTTAGTTTCCAGTGAGCGGCAGATAACAAACGGGCTGTTTGGCGCGCCTAGTAGGCCAGAACGCGTGAGTAAGTCTTTcctgtcgctgcgcagcggtctgtcgcggcgaacggcgtctcgccgcgagtAAATGACGTGGAGCTGGTGCATTCGGATCTCCGATTGCCCATGTTTTGAGAAAGCGTATCGAGTGCTGGAGTTTAGCACGCAGAACAAAACGGCGTCTCGTTTTGTGTCCTAGGGCAACCCCCGTAAAGAATGCCTGATAATTTTGTACTGGTgccatgcatgcatgtcATCGCTAGTGGAAGGACGTCCACAGAGTAGACGTGCACCACACGCATCGCGTGCTGCGGTTTGAAGAAGGGAGAACTCTCCAATTGTGGTGCCTCGGGGCCTGGCATATTTGCTTGTGGATTCTCTGCAACCTAGCCTCGATGCGTTAGACCCGTGCCCTTTCTGTCATGAATTTCTTTTACAATaggggcgagagaggaggtaGCCGGATAGCCTGCTGTGATATCTGAAGCAGTGTGTGTATCTGCTTGAACTTGTTTTGGCGTGAATCTTCCAACTCTAACGAGCGGTGCATGTCACATCTCACGATGAAATTACACACCTTTGCCAAACCATGTGCGGGAAGGCTTCTGATGTAGGCAGCAACCTTGGTTTCTTGCTGCATCCGTGAAACATGTCAGCTCTTTACCTGGGTTGGAGGATCGAATAGGAGGGTTCGAGTGGATTGCCTTGAGCCTTGTAGAGTTGAGCAGCTCAGAAAGCTTTCGTTAGCATTCCGCAGAGAACGAGTCTGATGAAGAGTTAGACGTGGTCTCTGGACGTTGGGGGTTTCTGTGGCGGGTGTCGTCTGTAATTCGTGTCTAACAGGTCGATGCAGCATCtgaagcaggcgaggcctcgccaGCTCAAGGCTCCGTTGACAGGTAACATGCCGCAGAGAGCCAAATGACGCACCGCGGGAGATAACCTGGAAGGTGCTGTCGGGTTGCCGTAGTCATGTGAAGTCCATTCGTGGCCTATCCTCGATCTTCTATCGGTCCTGGTGTTgattcctcgccttctcctaCTTGGACGTTTCCCGTTTTAGCGGGCGTTGTACTGGTCGAATTCTTGTGCTCGTGCGAGTGTGTGCGATCTTCTCTCATTCTGTTCTCTGTcttttcgtcgtcgccgtggCTTCAGCTTTTCCGTCGCGTTTATTTAGCATCTGTGTACGAACTGTATGTTTGCCAATGGACGTGGTAAATGCTCGCGAAGAGGGCATTTAATAGTTTGCATGCTGCGGCCATACGGGTACACGGTCGGACTCCACACTGTGTGACGCAAGTCAGCAATAATGTCTGGCGCGTGCGCTATGCGTGTCTCGCGTGGGCGCGCCACGTCGTGCGTCTTCCGTTGCCAGGGGAAACGCGTTAGTGGATATTCGACAGTTCAGCGGAATCGAGCACCGATTGCTTTGGAGAAGGTACCCCTCAGATAGCCACACCGATCCGCGCCGTGTCAAGTAGCGGGTTCAGCTTTTCCTGTTCTTGGAAGGGCATCGGGGGACTTCCTGCCACAACGGAAAACACGAATAGTATTTCTGCTGCACGCTAAGCTTGTTCCCCCCCGGCCCAAGGCGGCGAATAAGTAAACACAGGGGAAATCAGGAAACAAAAAACCACAGGCTGTTGGGGTCAGCAGGTGGGCAGTCTGGTAAGTCCGACTCCAGTGTGAACAGGCTGGACGACGAAGCAACTGCGTCGGTCTTTCAAGAATCGCTCAGGCTATGCGGGAAGTAAATGTGGGTAACCGTCCGCAGGGTGTAACGCGCGAGAGAACAGCCAACACTTGTCCTTCACAATCCCTGTTGGGCGCGGCAGCTTTTGCGTGACTTCGCTCCTGcattagctactatcgtacATCTTACTACCGGACTAGTTCTATGATTACACTAAATCAGCAGCTATAATGAgtacagcttccaagcaaacatcATTACCGTGATTTTGAAATCCATCACTTGTAGCTGTCTTTAGCAGTCCACTGCGGTGGCTCGCTGGTAGTTACTTCGGCAACGTCGAAATACGCAGACGTCTTGCCCGGGAAGAGGTTCTACCACCACCTGTGGGCAAGGGGCACTGTCATCCTGAGGGCCTAGCCACTGACGTACGAGCATCCTTCACTACCATTTTCAGTAGACGCAGCCCTCGTGAGCGTGCTGTAGCTTCAGACAGTCTGAGGGCACCTCAGCGTCGCACACGATTTTACCGGGCGACTGGAAACGCCAGCACACAATGACACCGCCCGATGGACAGTTTGCCGATACACGGGATGACGACTCTAGCGATCGCCCGGCTGCATGAAGCAATAGCCAGCAATGCCGAGCGCAGCTGTACGCTATGTCGTCTATTGCACCAGGGTTTGTGTGAAGGGAAAGTGGCGAGGCAAGCTGCCTTTGCAACCTTCATGCACGACCACTGATGTCGAACCAGAAAGCTGCATCATGCCTTCGTCCTGTGGCACTACACTGCATTTTAGATAACCAGTACTGAAAACGAAGTGCTGAGCGTGCCAGGTCAGTCATCGTGAAATAGTCCCCGCGTTGCCGAGCCCTTTCCTGCACATTCGGGTGCAATGCCGCACCAACAGCCCCGCTCGCACAGAAAAACTGCCCTCACACCCTGTTAACGGCACTTGGCTCAGTGTCTACAGTGTCGCACATGGAGAGATAATTCTTGTTTCTACATGTGTCTTCATACCGGCACGCGGCGGACCGCGCCCGCAACCAACCATCCATCCCCCTCTCTCCCCAAATAACCAGACCCATCACCAGGACTGCTAGCGACGGCAACTAGAAGACGTTCGTGGGCTCTCGTTGCGGAAAGTGTCAACTTCGCAGACGGTTTTTGAAGAAGCAGGAGTTCTCTTTGACAacagccgcctcgcgcgcgtcagcACATACACGACTCTGTCTCACTCTCCGACGATTACAACGCGGTGAAACAGCCAGCCACGTCAGAGCCCACACAAAGGGTCGAGGTCATCTTCTGGTTTACCGAGTTCCAGCCAAATACCTCCTCTCAAACGTAGACAGCGCTACCCCGCACCTCTCTACACAGGAGACACGCACAAGGGGATGCAGGGCTGGATTACAAGAAGTGAGCCATAACCGATGTCTGTTGCGGTGGAAAGCCAATGTTCCCaacagagacggcgcgctTGCGTTTACATTCTCCTTTCAAACGCTTCATCGGAAGagggaaaaagaggaaacatCTGTCACCGGTCTGTTTTCCCCGGCCTCCTCGAACCGCCTGTATCCCGAGTATCATGTGTGGAAGCGCCGGATATCTAGAGAAAACAACATGCGGGAGAAGACGGGCCCTCGCATATACTCTGGGCGCCCGAGGCTCTTTCCTGTGTGTTCTCGTCGATTACTCCACCTTCTTTCTGAATGAGCAGCCCTCAGTCAACTTGCACTTGCCTCCAGTCGGCTGGCAGAGCATGACGTTGCAgctgaaaaaaacagaacGCACTGAAACATATCCTGTACAACGTGCGATTCCGACAGGACCCCGTCCACTAGCCGTCACACAACAAAGGTCAACGCCAACAACACATGCAAGCGGCCACTAAGACGACCCAGCATACACTTCACATGACTCTCTTCACGCTGATGGTCGCAaccaagaaaaaaaaaactagTTCGGGGAATTCTTGATAACCAGCGGTAGCGCCTGCAAGAACAGCACACTCCCAGCGTGATCGAGCAGCACTGCAACCCTGTTGAAAATGAGCACTCGAAAGAATCCTGGCATGCTAAATAGTCGAATCACCCCACAGCACGGCCTCTTCACTCGGACACTTCCCCGCGGCGATGGACACACAGAACATCCGGTTCGCAGGCTCCAGAATGACTGTTCTGTGGCACCTCCAGGGGAAAATCGTCGTAGCGGAAGACACCCATTGCACATGGCAGGGATCCTCCGAAAAATCGGCATTACCAACAGAACGCCACCTCAACATAGCACATGTTCCTGAGATAGCAATCCCATatacagcttccaagcggGTGCAGCATACAATGAACCATAGAAAAGCCTTGACGGGCTCGTTACATCACCGTCAGACCCGCCAGCACACTGTCCATAGAAGCCGCTCTTATGCATGTACGAAATATACGAAAGAGGCTAAATAAAGAAGGCATGTACACTCTCAGCACGATGAAACTGAAGCATTTGACCCCTCCGTCTTAACTCTAGAAGTAAATCGACGAAGCCTGCGCGCGGTCGAGGCCGCAGCTACAAACACACGAAACAGGGCACGAGGCCCACAGACACTCCCAAGAAAACAAACGCAAGTGTACAGACACCTTGAATCAAAGACCAGAAACAACAGAGATGCCAAATACTGGTAAACGCATGGCCCCCACAAAAGGTAGTTCCGCCTCAGCGGGGCCAGAGTGGGGGGGAGACGACAGAATCTCCGCGGGAGATACCCTCGCCAGAGGAAGAACTGAACTAAAAAGGAAGGTCTACGGTACAAAAGATCTCTCTGTCCAGTCTTCTTACCTGCCGCAAAGAACGACAGTCTGTGCATGGGAGAAAACAGTCGTGATTTGAAGGCAGCCAGGGCATTTGACATCCATGAAAAAGGAGTTCGGGTTCGGGATAAGCCGCTTCAGCTTATGCTTGGTTGCCTCGACCTTAGGGTCGGGATTGAGCAAATCAAGCTCCATTTTTGGATGATAGAGAAGGCAAGCACAATCAGAAGACCACGAACATTCAGAGAACTAGgcacagagaaagagagaggaaaagggaTGGACAACAGTGCGATGAAACGAGGGCTGCGCCCATGCAAGGGTTGCCGCCCACAAGCAATATACAGAGGCCAATAaggcgccgtcgtccgcaAAGTGGCATGCTCCGCTTCAGTTATAGAATTACGTTCCCCCCCTTTGCCCGCCTCCGCATTTTTTTAGAGTGCTCTCACTATACAAGCCGGCAACCAACCCCACCCCTTACGTTCCTGTGCGACTTCTTCGACCCGCATGCTGT
This window harbors:
- a CDS encoding DNA-directed RNA polymerase III RPC6 (encoded by transcript BESB_038770), which gives rise to MSAPSGGADGLASAGAPAAAAAGAAALTAADLQAAYTLGQQHESELTQELLLKQGWPKEKIVAAFNRLTEARAAVIRRKGAGLCCLLRPSNVIGKLKTLDAFDYKVYCAIEQAGTTGVWTADLRKSTGLQTHIIQRSVKQLCDFLKLIKPVKSIHVKNRKMYILAHLEPAKEIAGGSFYSNGEFNEHLVEHLRAQTRTFLQNAGTASFQALAAYTRSSGELSGATFSDEDLEKVLNSLEFEQQICRVPTLGQPTFVWSKFPALYDPSSLPCSTCPVKSSCYSREENKISPANCEYLSYWLGLDFEVRVKRKQRD
- a CDS encoding ribosomal protein RPS27 (encoded by transcript BESB_038780), encoding MELDLLNPDPKVEATKHKLKRLIPNPNSFFMDVKCPGCLQITTVFSHAQTVVLCGSCNVMLCQPTGGKCKLTEGCSFRKKVE